The window AAGGGTGAGATTTCGCtcatgatttgaaacaagatCCACAGCAATGCGAACAGGTGACTACTGTACATCCCCACTCTCTCTCTTCTTTAAAGATGGATCTCATTCACACGTGACAACACTCTCGGACCATGCAATAAGAAGAACATAGTTCCTGTTTTCCAGCGTGCTGTTTCCTGGAGATGATGGTATATATTACCTCAATAGAAAACATTGTTTCTTAAACAAATCATGCATTCGTACAGCAGTAAAGTAAAGGacagcttctcctcctcctcatcaaagCATGAGGACAGGATTGTGCACATGTGACCCTCCTCAAAACCAAGCAATAACAAGAACATGGTGTACTGCTCATCCTGATCCAATTCCTGTTTTCCCGGGATGCTGCTTCCTGCTTTGAAACGTCGCCTGGATGCAAAGTATTGGATCTTTAATGCTGTGGGGTTTCCCCAAGCATTGGGTTGTGGCTCATCATTAAACCATAAAGCACCCAGAGCAGCCACCAGAGTCTTCATAGCCTTGTTTCCGGTCCTCCTTAGATGATAGAACATATCAGTGCGTACGGATCAGAATCTGAAGGAAGACATGGGATTAAACAATCATGCGTCTGGTAAACAGCACCAACCGGGAGTAGATTCTTCAGATCATCGGTTCTCATTTACCATCTAATGATTTCAAGCTCTCAGAGATGCAAAAGCATGAGATTTGCAGATTTGAAATTAAAAAGGCCTGTAGCAGAGTGACAGGACGATCATCATCTCTTCTGCCTGAAAAGTGGCAGGAAATTTACCAGCATGTTCTAAAGGCTGTGCGAGCAGACTGTCACCGCCTGCTACAAACTGCGATGACAATGCTGTTAGCACATAAACccagatcaaataaattataattaaaataccaacaaaattttcaataaaaaaaaaacagagaagtTCACAATAAAATCGAGTATTTATCGAGATTTCTATCCCAACATAAAACAAAAGTCTCTTTCAACTTTCGAACAACACCACAAAATTTCATCGCTTAATTCTAACAAATCCTCCTCCCTACAAAGATACATTTTTCTAATGCAGATACGGTGGACATTAACCAAGAGAAGAAAATGCAGAGATTTCACCAGAACAAAGTATGTAAGCATCATACAAGCACAAGCGACTATCGTAGAGATTTCACCATAGCAAGAACCTATTTTTTCCCCCAACCAAACAGAAATCTATTGGATGAAAACAGAGTTCTTCCTCTCTATCAGGTATCTTAAAGTTACTAAATCCAGCCCACCTACAATTGGATTCTACAGCGGATGGGGCCCAATCTCACTCTCAAAGCCCAAACCTTTTTGAATGATTGAATATGAATTCTTTCAAACCATAAAAAGTTacaaaattaattatatcatcaCCATTTTAAAATTAGTTTCTgttaataaagaaataaaaaaatatattaaaaattacttGGATCTTAGCTTTTATTATTTATCGACAATTCTACTCAGCAAAATCCAATTAACATCACTAGAAACCATTGATTCACAATTATCTTCAAATGAAAATACATTTAAAAGCATCACAAAAgtaatatatttcatatttcatgCATGTAAATAGAGCCAAGGGACAAAACATCACAACTTCATGTCACCTGGGCTCATGGTTATTTCGTATATGTTACAATTGCATCAAGTCTTTtgctctttttcttttatttttcaagtTTCCtcgtatttaaataataataataataaataataatagctACATGACTGATAGTGTTTGTTTAATGACTGGCATATGTATTCTTTATATTAATTTGAGGAGAGATTAATGGAGAAACTACAACTCTAGTTAAGATGAAAACCTAGAAACATGGTATTTGAAGGTTCTAGAGCTTTCTGGAGTTGTTTCTGAGGGTTTAGAGAATCTTCCGGACTTTCCAGATCACGTATGACTACGCATCCAGATAAGATTTGGATACAATGCATTTTTAATTCCAAGTGTGCAGCTCCACTGCCTCTGTAGTCACAATCTCCAATTACATTCCTTGGATTGATTTGATGCGACGAAGATTAGATGTATCCGTCGCATATCTACTCGACATCCACAGAGCACAGGTAGAGGTCCCACATGTTCTGGACACGCGTCGTCATCCGAACCCGTTACTCGACGCGTTGGCCCCGATGCCAACCACGCACGTCATCCGAACCCGTTACTCGACGCGTTGGCCCCAGCCACTACGCCCTGTCGCAGCCGTACGATGCGTCGGCTCGATGGAATGGACGGCTGAGATCACCGAAGTGCTTCCGGCGGTGTTCGGGGCTGCCGATGCTTCTGGAAGCAGCGCATCGATGGGAGACGGGTGTCGTCTTCGTGGCCCCCACCCGGCCGCGACACGGAACACGGACCTCTTTTGGTCGACGTGGCGCATGAGGAGCGTGTTCGCTGCGCTGGCCCGGACGGGTGAGTTTTCGACCTGCCGAAGCACCGCCCTAGTCACCCGTTCCAGAAACTTCCATCCTCCTTCCTTTAAGTAACCCCCGCCCTTTCCTCACTCTCGCTCCTCGCTCGCGAGGAGGAAGCGGAGGAGCAAGGCACACCAACCGACGGCAGTCCAATTCTTGGCGCTGAGTTCTGATCCACCAATTTGGCGAACCATGGAGAACGCGGCGGCGGTGGTgaaggaggaggaaggggaggaggaggaagaggaggttatGGCGGCGCCGCAGCCAATGGAGGGGCTCCATGAGGTCGGCCCCCCGCCGTTCCTGACGAAGACGTTCGAGATGGTAGAGGACGCCGAGACGGACGCGGTGGTGTCGTGGAGTGGCGCCCGGAACAGCTTCATCGTCTGGGACTCCCACCGGTTCGCCACCGCCCTCTTGCCCAAATACTTCAAGCACAGCAACTTCTCCAGCTTCATTCGACAGCTCAATACCTATGTAAGTATCTGTGTTCTGTCTCTATGTGTAATTGATTCCCAAGTGTCACGGACCAAGCCAAGATTTGGGTAAAGATCGTGTCTTGATGGAAATAGTCGTCAGGAAAAGGAAATTTTGGTTGAAATCGAGACTCGACAAATTGAGCTTAAAATCTTCATCGTCACTTAGCGAAGTGTTCATGGTGGTGGTGGATGCAGGGTTTTAGGAAGGTCGATCCGAACAGATGGGAGTTCGCAAACGCGGACTTCTTGGCCGGGCAGAGGCACCTCTTGAAGAACATCAAGCGGCGGCGCAATGTTCCCCAGAGCCCGCACCAGCACCACTGTGACGATGCTAGGGACCAATCGGGCATGTTTGGGCTGGAGACCGAGGTGGACAGGATGAGAAGGGACCGCAACGTGCTGATGCTGGAGATCGTGAAgctgcggcagcggcagcagagctCCCGAGCGCAGCTCCTCGAGATGCAGCGGCGGATGCAGGTCACCGAGAGGAGGCAACAGCAGACGATGTCCTTCTTGGGGCGAGCGCTCAGGAACCCCGCCTTCGTCCGGCAGCTAGCGCTGCGTGGCGAGCAGCAGAGGCAGCTCAACAGCGCGGGCAAGAAGAGGAGATTGCCAGCGACTCCGAGCTCGGAGGACCTCCCGGCGATAGAGGACCTGTTGCTGTCTACAATGGACGACGACGAAGGCAGCTCGAGCGACATTGGCCAGAGGGATGAATCGACAGTCGATCAGGGCGCGTCTGTCACCAACGATTTGACATGGGAAGAACTACTGAACGAAAGCAAACTTATGGGGGGCGAGACAGAGGACGATGAGCAATCTGAGGTGGAAGTCGAGGTCGAGGCATTGGCCGCAGAGCAACTCGAGTGGGGTGAGGACATGAAGGATTTGGTGAAGCAGATGGGTTACATGAAATC of the Musa acuminata AAA Group cultivar baxijiao chromosome BXJ3-2, Cavendish_Baxijiao_AAA, whole genome shotgun sequence genome contains:
- the LOC135632111 gene encoding heat shock factor protein HSF30-like codes for the protein MENAAAVVKEEEGEEEEEEVMAAPQPMEGLHEVGPPPFLTKTFEMVEDAETDAVVSWSGARNSFIVWDSHRFATALLPKYFKHSNFSSFIRQLNTYGFRKVDPNRWEFANADFLAGQRHLLKNIKRRRNVPQSPHQHHCDDARDQSGMFGLETEVDRMRRDRNVLMLEIVKLRQRQQSSRAQLLEMQRRMQVTERRQQQTMSFLGRALRNPAFVRQLALRGEQQRQLNSAGKKRRLPATPSSEDLPAIEDLLLSTMDDDEGSSSDIGQRDESTVDQGASVTNDLTWEELLNESKLMGGETEDDEQSEVEVEVEALAAEQLEWGEDMKDLVKQMGYMKSKP